The genomic region CCAGCGGGCTGCCGCGGCGCGCGGCGATCAGCCGATCGGGATCCGTGCCAGCCAGCACGCCGATGGCAAACGCGCCGTGCAATTCGGCCGCTGCCGCCCGCACCGCGTCCAGCAGGTCCAGGCCATGGTCCAGATGCAGGCGAATCTGGTGGCCGATCACCTCGGTGTCGGTCTGCGAGCTGAACTCAAAACCCGCAGTGCGCTGCGCTTCGCGAAGCTGATGGTGATTCTCGATGATGCCGTTATGCACAACGGCGAGTTGGCCGCGCGAGATGTGCGGGTGGGCGTTGGCCTCGCTGGGGGCACCGTGCGTGGCCCAGCGCGTATGGCCAATGCCGGCGTAAGCACTGACCGGCTGGGCCGCCAGGCGCCGGCTCAGTTCGATCACCTTGCCGACCGCACGTACCCGGTGCAGGCTACCGTCGGATTGGCGCACGGCGATGCCAGCCGAGTCGTAGCCGCGGTATTCCAGGCGCCGCAGGCCCTCAAGCAGGTCGGGCACGATGTCGTGCCGGCCCAGCCCACAGACAATGCCGCACATCAGATCTACTCGGAACGCTTTTTGCGGGGTCGTTGCCAACCGCGCACAGTTCTTTGCGGTCCCCGTGTCACCGTCAGGGCGCCCGCCGGAGCCTCGCGGCTGATCACCGAACCGGCACCGATGGTGGCGCCCTCGCCAACGCTGACCGGTGCTACCAGGGAGGCGTTGGAGCCGATGAAGGCGTCGTCTCCAACCTGCGTGCGATGCTTATTGGCGCCGTCGTAGTTGCAGGTGATGGTGCCAGCGCCAATATTGACCCGCGCGCCGATGTCGGCATCGCCGAGGTAGCTCAGGTGATTGGCCTTGGCGCCCTGCGCGAGCTGGCTGTTCTTCACTTCAACGAAGTTGCCCACGTGAACGTCCGCGGCCAGCACGGTGCCCGGCCGCAGGCGTGCGTACGGACCTACTACTGCTCCTGGCCCGATGCGCGCACCGTCAATGTGGCTGTAGGGAAGAATCTGCACCCCGGCTTGAACCACGGCGTTACGCAGAATGCAGTGGGCACCAATGCGCACGCCGTCGGCCAGCTCAACCGAGCCGTCCAGGATGACGTTGATGTCGATCTCGACGTCCTGGCCGGTGCTCACCTCGCCACGCACGTCCAGCCGCGCCGGGTCGCGCAGCGTCACCCCGGCTTCCAGCAGGCGCTCGGCCTGCCGGCGCTGGAACTCGCGCTCGCACCGCGCCAGCTGTGAGCGGTCGTTGATGCCCATGATCTCCGCCTCGCTGGCAGCCGGCACACCCAATACAGGCACACCATCGGCCACCGCCATGGCCACGATATCGGTGAGATACAGCTCGCCTTGAGCGTTTCCGGCATTCAGCCGACCCAGCCAGCCGGCCAGACGCGGCCCCGGGATCAGTAGCGTACCGGTATTGACCTCGCGCACGGCGCGCTGATCGGCGTTGGCGTCACGCTGTTCGATAATCGCCTGCACCGCCCCGGCACCGTCGCGCAGGATACGACCGTAGCCGGTCGGGTCGTCGACCAAGGCGGTAAGGATGGCCAGCGACTCAACCGGTGTATCCAGCAGGGCATGCAGCGTCCGTTCCCGCAGCAGCGGCACGTCACCGCACAGGATGAGCACGCGGCCGACCGGCTCGATAAGCGGCAACGCCGCCGCCACCGCGTCGCCTGTGCCGCGTTGCGCAACCTGGTGGGACCACTGGCACTCGACATCCGCCAGTGCCGCTTGCAGTTGCTCGCCACCGTGGCCGTACACCAGCACCGGACGCGCCTTGCTACCCACATGGGCCAAAAGGGAGGTGGCCGTCGCGAGTGCATGCCCGATCAGCGGACGCCCACCGATCGGGTGCAACACCTTGGGGAGCGCCGAGCGCATGCGCTTGCCCTGACCGGCGGCGAGGATAACGACCTGTAGCGGGGTGTCGCTCATGGCGCTGACCGAGTCAGTACGCCGGCGGCGACCGCATCATCCGCCGCTGCGGCGGCGCAGGCGCTGGATGGTTTGCAGCTGAGCCATGGTTTCAGCCAGTTCCGCCTGCGCGGTGGCGTACTCGAAATCACCCTGACGATCCTGCAGCAGGCCTTCGATACGCTGCTTGGCTTCCAAGGCTGCGGCTTCGTCCAGGTCGTGCGCCCGCACCGCGGTGTCGGCCAGCACCGTGACACTGTGCGGCTGCACCTCAAGAATGCCACCGGCGACGAAAACCAGCTCGTCGCCGCTGCCGTCGGCAAGCTCAATGCGCACCGCACCGGGCTTGATGCGGGTAATCAACGGCGTGTGACGGGG from Immundisolibacter sp. harbors:
- the glmU gene encoding bifunctional UDP-N-acetylglucosamine diphosphorylase/glucosamine-1-phosphate N-acetyltransferase GlmU, which translates into the protein MSDTPLQVVILAAGQGKRMRSALPKVLHPIGGRPLIGHALATATSLLAHVGSKARPVLVYGHGGEQLQAALADVECQWSHQVAQRGTGDAVAAALPLIEPVGRVLILCGDVPLLRERTLHALLDTPVESLAILTALVDDPTGYGRILRDGAGAVQAIIEQRDANADQRAVREVNTGTLLIPGPRLAGWLGRLNAGNAQGELYLTDIVAMAVADGVPVLGVPAASEAEIMGINDRSQLARCEREFQRRQAERLLEAGVTLRDPARLDVRGEVSTGQDVEIDINVILDGSVELADGVRIGAHCILRNAVVQAGVQILPYSHIDGARIGPGAVVGPYARLRPGTVLAADVHVGNFVEVKNSQLAQGAKANHLSYLGDADIGARVNIGAGTITCNYDGANKHRTQVGDDAFIGSNASLVAPVSVGEGATIGAGSVISREAPAGALTVTRGPQRTVRGWQRPRKKRSE
- a CDS encoding F0F1 ATP synthase subunit epsilon, whose product is MATIQVDVVSAEASIFSGEAKFVALPGEDGELGILPRHTPLITRIKPGAVRIELADGSGDELVFVAGGILEVQPHSVTVLADTAVRAHDLDEAAALEAKQRIEGLLQDRQGDFEYATAQAELAETMAQLQTIQRLRRRSGG